One stretch of Arachis hypogaea cultivar Tifrunner chromosome 20, arahy.Tifrunner.gnm2.J5K5, whole genome shotgun sequence DNA includes these proteins:
- the LOC140183097 gene encoding uncharacterized protein yields the protein MEPPSIPTPQASTSSAIPSQPLPNPKGGINAVTLRFGTQLKERDSKVPITMKVAQEEDRVEIEEIEEEEELHVIIEDEGPLPRSEVPRKEQILEEVAQPIPFPTLARKAKKRVELDPMMVKMFKKVEVTIPLFDAIHQVPKYAKFLKDLCMNKDRIHELETIPLGSSISALMGSIPEKCVDPGPCLVSCVIDGVQFIDCMCDLGACVSIMPFSVYHLLKLPPLKRLVARFVLADKSIITVSGITEDVLVDIKGLIFSIDLHIIEIPPSWMPIWEPTHSR from the coding sequence ATGGAGCCACCTTCTATTCCCACTCCTCAAGCCTCAACCTCTAGTGCCATACCCTCTCAACctctacccaaccccaagggtggcatcaacgcCGTAACCTTGAGGTTCGGAACGCAATTGAAGGAAAGGGATTCAAAGGTACCTATTACAATGAAAGTCGCTCAAGAGGAAGATAGGgttgagatagaagaaattgaagaagaggaggagttaCATGTAATAATTGAAGATGAAGGCCCTCTACCAAGGAGTGAAGTCCCTAGAAAGGAGCAAATCTTGGAGGAAGTGGCTCAACCAattccatttcctacattggcaaGAAAGGCTAAGAAGCGTGTGGAACTTGACCCAATGATGGTAAAGATGTTCAAGAAAGtggaggtaactattcccctctttgatgctatacATCAAGTGCCTAAATATGCGAAATTTCTTAAGGACTTGTGTATGAACAAAGATAGAATTCATGAGTTGGAAaccattccattgggtagttccaTTTCGGCTTTGATGGGATCCATTCCAGAAAAGTGTGTTGATCCGGGTCCTTGTTTAGTTTCTTGTGTCATTGATGGAGTCCAATTCATTGATTGTATGTGCGACCTTGGTGCATGTGTTAGCATTATGCCTTTTTCCGTTTATCATCTATTGAAGCTCCCACCGTTGAAGCGGTTGGTGGCTAGGTTTGTCTTGGCGGACAAGAGCATAATAACCGTGTCGGGTATTACGGAAGATGTGTTGGTTGACATAAAgggtttgatattttcaattgattTGCATATCATTGAGATACCACCAAGTTGGATGCccatttgggaacctactcattcgAGATAG